The DNA sequence CTCTCCCCTGGGCTCCTGGGGgatctgttttgtttcatttttttcggGCTAGGATGGCCACGCCTACAATCACCGCAATAGCCGCCACTGCCACTCCTCCAAAGATGATCAGAGGCTTCATGTTCTCAAAGATGCTACTGCCTGGCGATTCCTCTGCGTTGTTCCCTTTGTGCTCAGAGTCAGCAGGAGTATGAGGGGCTCCTTCAGCACCTTCGGAGGCTGCAGGACTGGGCTTTATGTTGCTGTGGTCATTGAGCATGCTTGCCTCATTTGTAGCTGGTGCTCCCTTTTTTGCTGGGATGGTGGGAGCTGGCTGCTCCTTTGAAGGTGCTTCTTTCTTATCAGCAGTTGCAGAAGGAGCGGGGTTGGGTTTCTCAGGTTTTC is a window from the Sceloporus undulatus isolate JIND9_A2432 ecotype Alabama chromosome 1, SceUnd_v1.1, whole genome shotgun sequence genome containing:
- the CEND1 gene encoding cell cycle exit and neuronal differentiation protein 1 encodes the protein MESKGSIRSGNKADSKTASSGKPEKPNPAPSATADKKEAPSKEQPAPTIPAKKGAPATNEASMLNDHSNIKPSPAASEGAEGAPHTPADSEHKGNNAEESPGSSIFENMKPLIIFGGVAVAAIAVIVGVAILARKK